In a genomic window of Erigeron canadensis isolate Cc75 chromosome 5, C_canadensis_v1, whole genome shotgun sequence:
- the LOC122600653 gene encoding protein VASCULAR ASSOCIATED DEATH 1, chloroplastic, with translation MAVVKTASSSNDNTAPPSQSMDKSPTTNSSTATDDHPSPVTRSPSVGAPDPIDVSSSSPKPNRQLEFQPSLRSEEYRLLFRLPPDEVLIQDFNCALQENFILQGHMYLFVHHICFYSNLFGFETKKVIPFDEVTLVKRAKTAGIFPTAIELIASEKKYFFTSFLSRDEAFKLINDGCMEHGYGTKVISDQQDSKSELIDEEPEIITIEDSDVARPLGEELETTNRNTGDYMSEDPSGSPVIEAEVPVTSSIVQDPVAEDNVVTQNGDCSSSGKSSVWEIEDVDAPDVSEDYILAAESTFPIKVDEFFCFFFADDALPFLESYHNKCGDKDLRCTTWKPHDQLGHVREVGFQHPIKVYFGARYGTCNEVQNYRVYRNSHLVVKTSQVVSDVPYGDYFTVEGLWDVVADSNNSCTLKVYVNVAFVKKTMWKGKIVQATVDECRDTFAAWIELANGLLKQKNVDKEANLITEVNVEARVQTPDQSETPPQGRDLTVASTISQSQEVPPVSTSLQGSSSGSATAASLVRDAISKLTSSFKLQNRVPSYVVILLAMVILLMQISIVVLLLRPQTVHVVSDTAWMSSTRIDRRAETVSLLSKQIDHLKEEMLIVETLIEKMRHEHDMLTVQLKKLMLRKS, from the exons ATGGCGGTGGTTAAGACGGCCAGTTCATCTAACGACAATACCGCTCCTCCGTCACAATCAATGGATAAATCACCGACAACTAATTCATCCACCGCCACCGACGATCATCCGTCGCCGGTCACCCGTTCTCCTTCCGTCGGAGCGCCGGATCCGATTGATGTTTCTAGTTCGTCTCCTAAACCTAATAGACAACTAGAATTTCAG CCGTCTTTGAGGAGCGAAGAATATCGATTACTGTTTCGTCTTCCTCCAGATGAA GTTCTCATCCAAGATTTTAATTGTGCATTGCAAGAGAATTTCATTCTTCAG GGTCATATGTATCTGTTTGTTCATCACATATGCTTTTATTCGAATCTATTTGGATTCGAGACCAAG AAAGTAATTCCTTTTGATGAAGTTACCTTGGTAAAAAGAGCAAAGACTGCAGGAATATTTCCTACTGCCATAGAGTTGATAGCTTCCGAAAAAAAG TACTTTTTTACGTCTTTCTTATCACGTGATGAAGCTTTTAAGCTCATTAATGATGGTTGCATGGAACATGGTTATGGAACTAAAGTTATTTCCGATCAGCAG GACTCAAAATCTGAGTTGATTGATGAAGAGCCTGAAATCATCACGATTGAAGATTCAGATGTAGCTAGACCTTTAGGGGAAGAATTGGAAACTACAAATAG AAACACAGGTGACTATATGTCAGAAGATCCCAGTGGTTCACCTGTCATTGAAGCTGAAGTGCCGGTGACATCTTCCATAGTGCAAGATCCTGTAGCCGAAGATAATGTTGTCACTCAAAATGGTGATTGTTCATCTTCTGGAAAATCTTCAGTATGGGAAATTGAGGATGTTGATGCACCCGATG TCTCTGAGGATTATATACTGGCTGCAGAATCCACATTTCCG ATAAAGGTGGATGagttcttttgtttcttttttgctGACGATGCCCTCCCTTTTCTTGAATCTTATCACAATAAATGTGGAGATAAAG ATCTTCGGTGCACGACATGGAAGCCCCATGACCAACTTGGGCATGTTCGTGAAGTAGGGTTCCAGCATCCAATCAAAGTTTATTTTG GTGCAAGATATGGTACCTGCAACGAAGTGCAGAACTATCGCGTTTACAGAAACAG TCATTTGGTTGTGAAGACATCACAAGTGGTCAGTGATGTTCCCTATGGAGACTACTTTACCGTGGAG gGGCTATGGGATGTAGTAGCAGACTCGAATAATAGTTGCACATTAAAAGTTTATGTGAATGTCGCATTCGTCAAGAAAACGATGTGGAAAG GAAAAATAGTGCAGGCTACAGTTGACGAGTGCCGAGATACTTTTGCAGCCTGGATAGAACTT GCAAATGGCTTGTTGAAACAGAAGAATGTTGATAAAGAAG CCAACTTGATCACTGAAGTAAATGTAGAGGCACGAGTTCAAACCCCCGACCAATCAGAAACGCCACCTCAGGGAAGGGATTTGACAGTGGCAAGCACGATTTCACAGTCTCAGGAAGTGCCACCTGTCAGCACATCATTACAAGGATCTTCAAGTGGTTCTGCCACTGCTGCATCCCTGGTCAGAGATGCCATTTCAAAATTAACATCATCTTTCAAGTTACAGAACCGTGTCCCATCCTATGTTGTTATCCTCCTGGCTATGGTTATCCTTCTCATGCAG aTAAGCATTGTGGTGCTGCTGCTCAGACCGCAAACTGTCCACGTAGTTTCTGACACTGCCTGGATGAGCAGTACTCGTATAGACAGAAGGGCAGAAACGGTTTCATTACTAAGCAAACAGATTGACCATCTTAAAGAGGAGATGCTTATCGTTGAGACATTAATAGAGAAAATGAGACATGAGCATGATATGTTGACTGTTCAGCTCAAAAAGTTGATGCTTCGGAAAAGTTAG
- the LOC122599710 gene encoding serine/threonine-protein kinase D6PKL2 — translation MKRVHDSQKLSLSGQVHNIIKESTSHFGLVGQDMNHANFETFQNSSLGVSVRKGKGKGKKSLSENEEVMVDVSMFNETDDSYDDIGSTSFSGVSHPPEPVDMDLMRPVCVPIGHESAIKGPFLEDLSIGVSGIKQSSSAVSPAESLTPSSPFAVPRQSQNTESSPLCQDSDEKECVWDASLPPSGNVSPHSSIDSTGVVTSMSTSTYRMSDGMLSVERSFGVTRMPLRGESLESGKTSISRASDSSGLSDDSNWSNFTGSTNKPHKGNDPRWKAIHAIRSRDGLLGMNHFRLLRLLGCGDIGSVYQSELSGTRCYFAMKVMDKTSLASRKKLSRAQTERDILQLLDHPFLPTLYTHFETDRFTCLVMEYCPGGDLHTLRQRQPGKHFSEYAARFYAAEVLLAIEYLHMLGVVYRDLKPENVLVRDDGHIMLSDFDLSLRCAVSPTLVKSSSLNSDPSKRGPSSAFCVQPACIEPTSICIQPACFLPRFFPQKNKKKRTPKPRSDPTPLFGQLPELVAEPTAARSMSFVGTHEYLAPEIIKGEGHGSAVDWWTFGIFLHELLYGRTPFKGAGNRATLFNVVGQQLRFPDAPATSYAGRDLIRGLLAKDPQHRLGVKRGATEIKQHPFFEGVNWALIRCSTPPEVPRPVEAESPGKFAAIDPVGVGNNSKRMAGTGVKPGGKYLDFEFF, via the exons ATGAAAAGGGTTCATGATTCACAAAAGCTTTCACTTTCTGGGCAAGTGCATAATATCATTAAGGAATCAACTTCACATTTTGGTTTGGTTGGACAAGACATGAATCATGCAAATTTTGAAACTTTCCAAAATTCTAGTTTAGGTGTTTCGGTTAGGAAAGGGAAAGGAAAAGGGAAAAAATCTTTGTCAGAAAATGAAGAGGTTATGGTAGATGTATCTATGTTTAATGAAACGGATGATTCTTATGATGATATTGGTTCCACTTCTTTTTCGGGAGTGAGTCATCCTCCTGAACCTGTTGATATGGATTTAATGAGGCCGGTTTGTGTACCTATTGGTCATGAAAGTGCTATAAAGGGTCCATTTTTAGAAGATCTTTCCATTGGTGTTTCTGGAATCAAGCAAAGTTCGTCAGCTGTTTCACCAGCTGAGAGCTTGACACCGTCTTCTCCATTCGCAGTTCCACGACAATCACAAAATACTGAAAGCTCTCCCTTATGCCAAGATTCTGATGAGAAGGAGTGTGTGTGGGATGCTTCTTTGCCTCCAAGTGGTAATGTAAGCCCACATAGCAGCATTGATAGCACAGGTGTTGTAACGTCAATGAGCACTAGTACATACCGTATGAGTGATGGAATGCTTAGTGTTGAACGTAGTTTTGGAGTTACTAGAATGCCTCTTCGAGGGGAATCTCTTGAAAGTGGAAAAACAAGTATTAGTAGAGCTAGCGATAGTAGTGGTCTTAGTGATGATAGTAACTGGAGTAACTTCACAGGGAGCACCAATAAGCCACACAAAGGTAATGATCCTCGGTGGAAAGCTATTCATGCAATTCGGTCACGAGATGGGCTTTTGGGCATGAATCATTTTAGGTTGCTTAGACTCCTTGGCTGTGGTGACATTGGTAGCGTGTATCAGTCAGAGCTGAGTGGCACTCGTTGCTATTTTGCGATGAAAGTGATGGATAAAACGTCACTTGCTAGTAGGAAAAAGTTGTCGAGAGCTCAAACAGAAAGAGATATATTACAATTGCTTGATCACCCGTTCTTACCAACTTTATACACTCATTTTGAAACAGATAGATTCACGTGTTTGGTAATGGAATATTGTCCTGGAGGTGATCTGCATACATTAAGGCAACGCCAACCTGGAAAACATTTCTCGGAATATGCAGCAAG GTTTTATGCTGCGGAGGTTTTATTAGCAATTGAGTATCTGCATATGCTTGGAGTTGTATACAGAGATCTAAAACCTGAAAATGTTTTGGTACGTGATGATGGTCATATAATGCTGTCAGATTTTGATCTCTCCTTAAGATGTGCGGTGTCACCTACTCTTGTGAAGTCGTCTTCTTTAAATTCAGATCCTTCTAAACGAGGTCCTAGTAGTGCTTTCTGTGTGCAACCCGCTTGTATCGAGCCTACATCAATCTGCATTCAACCGGCTTGTTTCCTTCCACGTTTTTTCCctcaaaaaaacaagaaaaagagaaccCCCAAACCCCGAAGTGACCCGACCCCTCTTTTTGGCCAGCTGCCAGAACTTGTTGCTGAACCAACTGCAGCTCGATCAATGTCGTTTGTTGGGACTCATGAATACCTGGCACCTGAAATCATAAAAGGAGAAGGACATGGAAGTGCCGTGGATTGGTGGACATTTGGGATATTTTTGCATGAATTGTTATACGGTCGAACCCCTTTTAAAGGTGCAGGAAATCGAGCCACTTTGTTCAATGTAGTTGGCCAACAGCTAAGATTTCCAGACGCACCAGCTACTAGCTATGCAGGCCGGGATCTGATCAGGGGTTTGCTTGCAAAGGATCCACAACACCGGCTTGGGGTGAAAAGGGGAGCTACTGAAATCAAACAGCATCCCTTTTTTGAAGGCGTTAATTGGGCTCTGATCCGCTGCAGTACTCCTCCAGAAGTGCCAAGACCTGTGGAAGCTGAATCACCTGGGAAGTTTGCGGCTATTGACCCAGTTGGGGTAGGAAATAATAGTAAAAGGATGGCAGGAACTGGTGTTAAGCCCGGAGGTAAATATCTTGATTTTGAGTTCTTTTAG